The following DNA comes from Streptomyces sp. NBC_00273.
AACGACTACCGCAAGGCCGCCAACGATGCGATCCTCTCGCACCTGCCCGCCCAGCCGGCCGCCGTCTACAAGCCGCTGCTCGACGTGCGCCCCGAGTACCTGAACGCGGGATACGACGAGGTCAAGGCGGAGTACGGCTCCTTCGACCGCTACCTCAAGGACGGGCTCGGCATCGACGCCCGCGAGCTGAAGGAGCTGAAGAGGGACCTCCTGGTCGGCTGATCCGGACCAGTCGGTCGGCCGATCGGCCGACCAGGAGGCAAGGGTCCCGGCCGTCCGGCCGGGACCCCGCTTCCGCTCAGTCCAGTACGGGGAGCAGCTCGGGCAGGTGCCCGTCCGAGGCGCGAGCCGCCTCCTGCCGCTCCTGCGGCACCTCCCCGTACAGCGTCGTACGGGCCTTCGCGGGCCGCCCGGCCGCCTCGGCGACCGCGATCAGGTCCTGCACCGACTTGTACGAGCCGTAACTCGAGCCGGCCATGCGCGAGATGGTCTCCTCCATCAGCGTGCCGCCCAGGTCGTTCGCCCCGGACCGGAGCATCTCGGCCGCGCCGTCCGCCCCCAGCTTCACCCAGCTCGTCTGGATGTTGGGGATGTGTGGGTGCAGCAGGATCCGGGCCATCGCCGTCACCGCCCGGTTGTCACGGACCGTCGGACCCGGCCGCGCGATGCCCGCCAGGTACACGGGCGCATTGGTGTGGATGAAGGGGAGCGTGACGAACTCCGTGAAACCACCGGTCTGCTGTTGGATCCGGGACAGCGTGCGGAAGTGGCCCAGCCAGTGTCGCGGCTGGTCCACGTGCCCGTACATCATCGTGGACGAGGAGCGGATCCCGAGCTCGTGCGCGGTGGTGATGACGTCGATCCAGTCGGCCGTCGGCAGCTTGCCCTTGGTCAGCACCCAGCGGACCTCGTCGTCCAGGATCTCCGCCGCCGTGCCCGGGATCGAATCCAGGCCGGCCTCCTTGGCCGCCGTCAGCCAGTCCCGTACGGACATCCCCGTGCGGGTCGCCCCGTTGACCACCTCCATCGGCGAGAAGGCGTGCACGTGCATGCCGGGGACCCGCTGCTTCACCGCGCGCGCGATGTCGAAGTAGGCCGTCCCGGGCAGGTCCGGGTGGATGCCGCCCTGCATGCACACCTCGACCGCGCCCACGTCCCAGGCCTGGGCGGCCCGGTCGGCGACCTGGTCGAGGGAGAGGGTGTAGGCGTCGGCGTCGGTGCGGCGCTGTGCGAAGGCGCAGAAGCGGCAGCCGGTGTAGCAGACGTTGGTGAAGTTGATGTTCCGCGTGACGACGTAGGTGACCTCGTCGCCCACGACCGACCTGCGCAGGTCGTCGGCGATGCGGCACAGCGCGTCCAGGGCCGGGCCGTCCGCGTGGAGCAGCGCCAGCGCCTGCGCGTCCGTCAGCTTCGTCGGATCGTCGGCGGCCTGCGCGAGGGCGCCCCGTACGTCGGTGTCGATGCGCTCGGCCACCATGCCGGGCGCGGCCGCCTCCCGCAGCGCCTCCCAGTCCCCGTACACGTCGTCGAAGTCGTCGCGGCGGTCGCCGGTGCGGCCCTCGGTGTCGATGGTGGCGTGCAGGTCCGTGCGCCCGTACGCGGTGAAGCCCTCGTCCGGCTCCTGCCACGGCCGGCCCTCGACCGCGGCGCCCTCGTCCGCCAGCCCGGTCCCCGGATCGGCCAGCGCCCGTACGTGCGGCAGCAGCCGGGGGTCCAGCCAGGGCTCGCCGCGCTGGAGGAACTCCGGATAGATGGTGAGGCGTTCGCGCAGCTCGAAGCCGGCGGCGGCGGTGCGTGCGGCCAGCTCCTCGATGTGCGGCCAGGGGCGCTCGGGGTTGACGTGGTCGGGGGTCAGCGGGGAGACACCGCCCCAGTCGTCGATGCCCGCCCTGATGAGCAGCGCGTACTCGGCGTCCACCAGGTTCGGCGGGGCCTGGATGCGCGCGCTCGGGCCCAGGATGTGCCGGGCGACGGCGATGGCGGCGGCCAGCTCCTCCAGCTCCGCGTCCGGCATGCCGCGCATGGCGGTGTCCGGCTTGGCGCGGAAGTTCTGGACGATGACCTCCTGGATGCCGTGGTAGGCGCGCTGGATCCGCCGGAGCTCGAAGAACGCCTCGGCCCGCTCCGCGTAGGACTCGCCGATGCCGATCAGCACGCCGGTGGTGAAGGGGACGTTGGAGCGGCCCGCGTCCTCCAGCACCCGCAGCCGCACGGCCGGGTCCTTGTCGGGTGAGCCGTGGTGGGGGCCGCCCGGCTCGGACCACAGGCGGGTGGCGGTGGTCTCCAGCATCATGCCCATGCTGGGCGCGACCGGCTTGAGGCGCTGCAGGTCGGACCACGACATGACGCCGGGGTTGAGGTGCGGCAGCAAGCCGGTCTCCTCCAGGACCCGGATCGCCATGGCACGCACGTAGGCGAGGGTGTCGTCGTAGCCGTGGGCGTCGAGCCACTCGCGGGCCTCGGGCCAGCGGTCCTCGGGGCGGTCGCCGAGGGTGAAGAGCGCTTCCTTGCAGCCCATCGCCGCGCCCTGGCGGGCGATGTCGAGGACCTCGTCGGGGGAGAGGTACATCCCGTGGCCGCTCTTGCGCAGCTTTCCGGGGACCGTGACGAAGGTGCAGTAGTGGCACCTGTCGCGGCAGAGGCGGGTGAGGGGGATGAAGACCTTGCGGGAGTAGGTGATGACACCGGGCCGCCCGGCGGCGGTGAGCCCGGCGTCCCTCACCCGTGCGGCGGAGGCGGCGAGGTCCCCCAGGTCCTCGCCGCGCGCCTGGAGGAGTACGGCCGCCTCGGTCGCGTCGAGCGCGACGCCGTCGCGGGCCCGCCGGAGCGCGCGGCGCATCGCGTTTTCGGTCGGAGCGTCACTCGGAGTGGTCATGCGCCGAGCATACGATCCGACGTTCCGGCGGTGGGGCGGCTGGGGAGTGGCTCATCTCATCAGCTCACCCGCGTTGACCAGCAGCGACTGGCCGGTTATCGCCCGCGCCCGGTCGGAGGCGAAGAACACCGCGGCATCCGCCACGTCCCCGTCGGTGGCGAGATCGGGCAGTGCCATGCGCTCCGTGAGGCGGGCGTGCACCTCGGCCTCGGGGACGCCCTCGGTGTGGGCGGTGAAGGTGACGAAGGCCTGCACGGGCGGCCCCCACATCCACCCGGGCAGCACGGTGTTGACGCGGATCCGGTGCGGGCCGAGCTCGCGGGCCATGGAGTACATGGCGGAGGTCAGCGCTCCCTTGGACGCGGCGTACGCGGCCTGCTGCACCTCGCTCGGCGCGGCGACGGCGGACTGCGTGCCGATCACCACGACCGACCCGCCGCGCTCCTTGAGGCCGGGCAGGCAGGCCCGGGTCATCCGCAGGGTCCCCAGCAGGTTCACGTCGACGATCTGCTGCCAGGTCCCGAAGTCGGCGTCCTCCAGCCCCCCGAAGTACGAGTCCCAGGCGGCGACGTGCACGACGCCGTCGATGCGGCCGAAGCGCGTGAGCGCGAGCGCGGCGAGGGCCTCGCACTGCGCCTCGTCGGTGATGTCGGTCGCCAAGTACGCGGTGTGCGTGCCGTCGGGGTCGATCTCGGCGGCGGACTTGGCCAGATTCGCCTCGGTCCGCGCCCCGAGCACGGCGTTCCCGCCGTCGCGCACGACGGCGGCGGCCACCTGGTGCCCGAGCCCGGCCCCGACGCCGGAGACGATGACGGTCTTCCCTTGCAGCAGCATGACGGACCTCCGGGGCGCACGACTGTATCTGACGGCGCGTCAGGCTACGGCGCGGGCGCGACGGTGTGAAGGGGTGCGGACCCGAAGAACGGCGGAGGCGGAGGCCGTCATTGCCGCCGGCGGCTTGCGGCTTCGTCATCCATGGGTCACCACGGTGGCAGCCCCGCGCGCCGGAGCTTCAGCAGGGATTCGAACCCGAAGGCTTCCAGGTCGGCCGCGTAGGGCCGGACGCCCGGGTGGTCACCGCAGAAGGTGACGTTCGCCGTGAGGTGGTCGTCGGCCGGGCCGCCGTAGGACAGGGAGACGTACGCGGAGATCTCCACGGTGGAGCGGAGCGCGTCCGCACGCAGGAGGGCCATGCGCGCGTACGCCACGCATCGCCGCAACAGCCTCTCCTCCCTATCCTGCCCGGAGGGCGGGAGGTCGTAGTCCGTCATGCCGCGGCCATTGACGGTGTACTCCTCGTGCACCACGTCCGAGAACGGTCCCGGCGGAGCGGACTTCAGCGCCGACAGGACGTGCGCGCCGCCGGGGGTGACTTCCCAGCCGCGTTCCGCGATCCGAAGGAACCCGGGCGGAGCTTCGTCCGGGGTGATGCCCTCGGTGTCGACCCGGCCCAGCAGGCGGGCCATCGAGCGGTTCATTTCCATGCGCCATCCTCCTCGGAGCGGCTCGGTGATCACCCGCCCCCGGGGGCAGCAGGCCGGGACCAGTGTGCCTTCCGCAGCCCCAGGGTCGCCTCGCTTCCTCGTCACGGCCACAACCTGATCGTGACCGTCATGGCCCGCGCCGGCCCCGCTCCCGTCGCGTCGACGGCCGATCCTTCGCGGGGGATGATCGGAGGTGACCACACCCTCGTGGTGGAGGTCCGCGGCACGAGGCGAGGACGTGAGGGCATGGCACTCCCGCATACTTCCGGCCCGCCCCGGCGGGCTCGGCTGTGGGCCCTGCTGGCGTTGGTCTGTGCGGTGCTCGCGGCGGTGACGTTGGTGGCCGAGGGCATCGTCGGAGGGTTGGTCGTCCTCGTCGTCGGGGTGGCCGGGGCTGCGCTCACGGCCATGGGGACCTGGTGGGTGGTGTCCCATCGCGGCGCCGTACGGCTGGTCGGCACGCTGTTGGCGGTGGCCGCCCCCGTGGCCATCCTGCTCATCTACGCCCGGGCGGACCTGTGGCCCACGGCGCTGCTCGCCATCGCGCTGTGGGCGGCCGCCGTGGCCTGTGCGCGGACGGCGCTGCGCGCCGCGCGCCGGCCCGACGGCATGCGCGCCGTCGCACGGGCCGCTCCCCGCAACCCGGTGCTGATCATGAACCCGAAGTCCGGTGGCGGGAAGGTCGGCCGGTTCGGCCTGGTCGAGAAGGGCGAGGCGCTCGGCGCCCGGGTGGTGCTGTTGGACCCGGCGGTCGTGACGGACGTCGCGGCCCTCGCCCGTCAGGCGGTGGCCGACGGAGCGGACCTGCTCGGGGTGGCGGGCGGCGACGGCACCCAAGCCCGGGTGGCCGAGGTGGCGGCCGAACACGACCTGCCGTTCCTCGTGATCTCCGCGGGCACCCGGAACCACTTCGCCATGGACCTCGGGCTGGACCGCGAGGACCCGGCCCGGTGCCTGGACGCGCTGGCCGACGGGGAGGAGCTCAGGGTCGACCTGGGGGTCGTGGGCGGCCACGCCTTCGTCAACACGGCCTCGTTCGGCGTCTACGCGGAGATCGTGCAGAGACCGGAGTACCGGGACGCCAAAGCGGATTCGGCCCTGGCCGCCCTGCCCGACCTCCTCCTCGGATACGCCGGCACCACCCTCGACGCGGTGACCGACGAGAAGCGGCTGGAGGCCCAGCAGGCGCTGCTGGTCAGCAACAACCCCTACACCTCCTCCGAACCGATGGGCGCCCGCAGGTCGCGCCTCGACCGCGGGGAGCTGGGCGTCCTCGGCATCCGGGTGAACAACGCGGCCCAGGCGGCCGAGGTCGCGCTGCGCGGGGCGAGGGCGGCGGGCCTCCACGTGCTCACCTCCCGCCAGGTCGTCGTCCGATCGGCCGCGGAACGCATCGCCGTCGCCGTGGACGGCGAGGCGCTGACCATGCCCACACCCGTGACCTGCTCCGTCCGCCCCGGCGCACTGCGCGTCCTGGTGCCCAGGCTCCGCCCGGGCGCCCCGGAGGCCGCCCCGCCGATGCAGTGGAGCGAGGTCCTCGCCCTGGCCTTCAACCGGCCCGGGGCGGGCCCGGGCGGCTGAAGCCCGGGATGCCCGACCTCCTGTGCGGCGTCACAATGAGGCTTACCCGGTGTGCGTAGCGGATTGGAGACGTCCGTGAAGGACCTCAAGTTTGAGCAGAAGAGCTCCCTTTCCCGCCTTGAGGTCGCCGACCAGCTCTCCGCACTTGCGGAGGCGCTGCGCCACGGCGGCAATGCCGAACTGGAACTCGGCCCCGGGAAGATGAGCCTGCGCGTCCCCGATGAGCTCCGCACCGAGATCGAGGTCGAGATCGGCGACGGGGAGATCGAGATGGAGATCGAACTCAAGTGGCCCACCGCGCAGGCCGGGGCCGCGTGACAGCGCCCCCGGAAGGCGGTGGCCCGGAGGGCGGACCCCCGGAGCGGGAGGCGGGCCAGGAGGACTACACCGGCGCCGTCTACGGCTCCCTCCTCGCCGCCTCCGTGGTGGTCGGCGCCGGAACGCTCGGCAAGTACCCGCGGCTGGAACTCGTCGCGCTGCTCCTCGGCACCGGGGTGGTGTTCTGGGCCGCGCACGTCTTCTCCCGCCTCTTCGGGGCCCGCATGGTGAACCGGCTGAGCTGGGACGTGATCCGCAGCACGTCCAAGGAGGAGCGCCCGATCATCAAGGCGGCCGTCCCCCCTGCCGTTGCCGCGGCCGTCGCCCCGCTGTTCGGCCTGGGCGCCACGGGCATCGCCTGGCTGGCGCTCGCGGTCGCCCTGATCGGACAGGTCGGCTGGGCCACCCTGGCCGCCAGCCGCGCCGGCGCCTCACGCCGGCTGATGATCCTGGCCGGCTTGATCAACCTGTTCCTCGGGCTGCTCATCGTGCTGCTCAAGGTCGGCCTTCAGCACTGAAGCCGCCGACGAAGTCGAAGCCACTTCCCCGGCTACGTCCCCATCCCCCCGTACTCCGCCAGCGCCGCGCGCAGCCGTCCGACGCCCTCGGTGATCTCGGCCGGCGTGTGCGTCGTGAAGTTCAGGCGCAGGGTGCGGGGGTCCGGGGCGGTGGCGTAGAAGGGGGCGCCGGGGACGAAGGCGACGCCGTGGGCGACGGCCGTCTTGAGGAGGTCCGTCGCGTCGTGGTCCTCCGGCAGGCGGGCCCACAGGAACATGCCGCCCGCGGGCAGGTTCCACGCGCAGTCGGCCGGCAGGTTCCGGCTCAGGGCGCTCTGCAGGGCGTCGCGGCGCGCGCGGTAGGCCGTCCGGACCGTG
Coding sequences within:
- a CDS encoding amphi-Trp domain-containing protein codes for the protein MKDLKFEQKSSLSRLEVADQLSALAEALRHGGNAELELGPGKMSLRVPDELRTEIEVEIGDGEIEMEIELKWPTAQAGAA
- a CDS encoding diacylglycerol/lipid kinase family protein, which produces MALPHTSGPPRRARLWALLALVCAVLAAVTLVAEGIVGGLVVLVVGVAGAALTAMGTWWVVSHRGAVRLVGTLLAVAAPVAILLIYARADLWPTALLAIALWAAAVACARTALRAARRPDGMRAVARAAPRNPVLIMNPKSGGGKVGRFGLVEKGEALGARVVLLDPAVVTDVAALARQAVADGADLLGVAGGDGTQARVAEVAAEHDLPFLVISAGTRNHFAMDLGLDREDPARCLDALADGEELRVDLGVVGGHAFVNTASFGVYAEIVQRPEYRDAKADSALAALPDLLLGYAGTTLDAVTDEKRLEAQQALLVSNNPYTSSEPMGARRSRLDRGELGVLGIRVNNAAQAAEVALRGARAAGLHVLTSRQVVVRSAAERIAVAVDGEALTMPTPVTCSVRPGALRVLVPRLRPGAPEAAPPMQWSEVLALAFNRPGAGPGG
- a CDS encoding bifunctional FO biosynthesis protein CofGH gives rise to the protein MTTPSDAPTENAMRRALRRARDGVALDATEAAVLLQARGEDLGDLAASAARVRDAGLTAAGRPGVITYSRKVFIPLTRLCRDRCHYCTFVTVPGKLRKSGHGMYLSPDEVLDIARQGAAMGCKEALFTLGDRPEDRWPEAREWLDAHGYDDTLAYVRAMAIRVLEETGLLPHLNPGVMSWSDLQRLKPVAPSMGMMLETTATRLWSEPGGPHHGSPDKDPAVRLRVLEDAGRSNVPFTTGVLIGIGESYAERAEAFFELRRIQRAYHGIQEVIVQNFRAKPDTAMRGMPDAELEELAAAIAVARHILGPSARIQAPPNLVDAEYALLIRAGIDDWGGVSPLTPDHVNPERPWPHIEELAARTAAAGFELRERLTIYPEFLQRGEPWLDPRLLPHVRALADPGTGLADEGAAVEGRPWQEPDEGFTAYGRTDLHATIDTEGRTGDRRDDFDDVYGDWEALREAAAPGMVAERIDTDVRGALAQAADDPTKLTDAQALALLHADGPALDALCRIADDLRRSVVGDEVTYVVTRNINFTNVCYTGCRFCAFAQRRTDADAYTLSLDQVADRAAQAWDVGAVEVCMQGGIHPDLPGTAYFDIARAVKQRVPGMHVHAFSPMEVVNGATRTGMSVRDWLTAAKEAGLDSIPGTAAEILDDEVRWVLTKGKLPTADWIDVITTAHELGIRSSSTMMYGHVDQPRHWLGHFRTLSRIQQQTGGFTEFVTLPFIHTNAPVYLAGIARPGPTVRDNRAVTAMARILLHPHIPNIQTSWVKLGADGAAEMLRSGANDLGGTLMEETISRMAGSSYGSYKSVQDLIAVAEAAGRPAKARTTLYGEVPQERQEAARASDGHLPELLPVLD
- a CDS encoding SDR family oxidoreductase; its protein translation is MLLQGKTVIVSGVGAGLGHQVAAAVVRDGGNAVLGARTEANLAKSAAEIDPDGTHTAYLATDITDEAQCEALAALALTRFGRIDGVVHVAAWDSYFGGLEDADFGTWQQIVDVNLLGTLRMTRACLPGLKERGGSVVVIGTQSAVAAPSEVQQAAYAASKGALTSAMYSMARELGPHRIRVNTVLPGWMWGPPVQAFVTFTAHTEGVPEAEVHARLTERMALPDLATDGDVADAAVFFASDRARAITGQSLLVNAGELMR